The sequence TGAGCAGATCAAAAACTACCGAACCAATCCAGTGAAGAAGGAAGCTTGGCAGAAAGCTCTTGCTCTTTAAATCAATTTTTGCAAAAACTACTCCTGCTATGAACGAGTAGGGAAGTTCCAGTGGCGGCTTGCCTACGTGAACGAGAGTGTAGGGGATGTTTTGAGCCATTATGCCAAGCCACTCGTTTTTCTTAGCAAGAGGAAAGAGAATAATTCCACGGTAAAACGCCTCATGGGCAAACATAATAACGCCAATTAAAATCTCCTTGAAGAGAAAATCTCCCCAAGAGGTGTAGGTAAATATCGGATAATAAGCCCTGAAGCTTTCCAGCCGGGATGCGTAAATGCTTACGGGAAGGGAGAGAACGAAAAGGGCAAGTGCCGAGGTATAACCCTCTTTTCTTCCTATTTTAAAACCAAGCTCGTGGGATTTGAAGCCAAGTAGATAAGCAACTGCTAGAGGTATGAAGACGTAGAAAAGGGCATCATAAAAGGCCCACTCATAGATGTTTTTCCCGACTTTCTGGTTGAGAAATATAAGAAAGATTGAAGTCAGGTAGAGGGCTACGAGTTTCAACTTGCACACCTACAGGTATAAGGTTACGAGAGGGTTAAAAGCTTCTCTTCCTACCTGAATTCCTCCGTCTGTAAACCTAATGGCGATATCCAGTGGTCTAGCATAGGATATTCTTCTATTAATTCTTACTCCCACCTCATCTTGAAATGTCCCTCTGTTTATCCGTGCGAGGTTGTCATATAGAAGTGTAATGAAGTTTCTGTAGTCGTGCATCTCGTCTAAGAACTCTTTTTGCTCTGGGTTCAGCTTGGGATATATGTATCTCATAAAAAACGACTCAAACTCTGATCTACTCTCCAGAGAGTAAGCAAACAACAGCTTGTAGAACTCTTTGTTTTTGCTGCGAAATGTGGACTCAATGTATGGCAGAGCTCTTCCAAATATTCTTGCCAATACTTTGTACTCTGATATTTTAGACTCTATTCTAAATTCTCCACCGTGTATTTCCAGTTTAATAAACTTGCTGCTTTCATATTCAAGATATATCTCCTCATAGCATATTGTAACTCCTATGGGTGGTTTTCGCATTAGCTTTAAGATTTCCTGTAGTTTTTTTGTAATATACTCTATGCTCCGTGAATTTCCAATATACATGATGTGAGCGTTGTTAAAAGTATACTCTCCCGCGGTATCTGTATCCAGATCAAATACTATTGTTTTCTTCCAGGGGGGCATGTTGTATCTGTTAAGTACTTTTAGCTCCAGAAGCGATACTGGAACTTCCTTTTTTACGCCTCCGAAGTATTTCCTAAATACCAGAACTGGATGGTACCCCTTTGAAGGGTTAAATGGGGATATTGGCATATTAACGATCTCTCTAGAAATTTTGATCGCTGATTTTATCTTTTCCTCATACGCTTGACTGAAATGATAGATAAGATCTTTGATAAGCACATCCTCCCGTGTCATGGATCTCCCTTCCACAAGTTCTAAGCCACCAATTAAAAGTTTGACTGTTTAAATAGAACTATATGCGAATATATTCGAAAAAGAGTATAAATTAGGATGAAGAGAAAAGGTTCAGTTTTGTTCTTTTTCTTCGGTTTCCTCTTTTTCTTGAGGCTCTTCCTTCACTTCTTCAGCCTTCTTGGACTCTTCTTTTGTTTCTTCGCTAGTTTCCTTTTCTTCTGACGCTTCTTCTTTTTGTTCTTCTTTCTGCTCTTCTTCGGTCTTTTCTTCGATTTCAACTTCTTCCCTGGCCTCTGGTGGCTTCAAGAGTTCTTCAATAGTTGGCTTGAACTCAACCTTTTCGTATCCCAAGAACTTGAGGTCGCTCTCAAGAAGGATTTCTCCCAAGATAAGGGTTCTTGGGTCTACCTGTTGCTCTCCGAAGTCTATTTTAACGTCGTTTTCGCCCACTTCGATCTGCACTTTTTCGAGGTCTATTCTTGGGATTCTGAGCTCAATTAGGGCTTTCACTTTTTCTATTGGATCCTCTATTTTTTCGACTATCTCAACCTCATAAACGACGGTTTTTCCTGCGTATGGGTGGTTAAAGTCAACCCTAACTCTACCGCTTGAGACGCTTATTACTCTACCTTTGAGCTTCCTTCCGCTCTCTGTTTCGATTTCCACGTCGAGACCGGGGAATGGGTAAATACCCTGCCTCCTGAACTGGCCGATTGTGAATGTCTTTATGAGCTTTGGATCCCTTTTTCCAAATGCCTTTTCTGGTGGAACCTCAATTGTGTATTTCTTTCCGACTTCTAAGCCTTCGAGGGCTTCATCGAGACCCTTTATTACGTGCCCGGCGCCAACCGCTATTGGAACCGGCCCGTAAATTCCATTCTCGTTGTAGATCCCAGCTTCCTTTGCAACATCCTCATAAGTCGTGTCAAATATCTCCCCTGTTTCTTTTATCTTTCCAATGTAGTGGAGCCTTATTACGTCTTTCTTTGCTACTTTCATAATCATAACCTCCCTTTTTCCTTTTTTCAAAAACTGGTTTAGATTATGGACGGGGGTTTTTAAGCTTTGCACTTGCCGGAAGCGATAATCTAATAAAAACTTTGAGGAACTCTCTTTGGGTGAATGAGATGAGAGTTTATAACACTATGTCCAAGCAAAAGGAGGAATTTAAGCCCCTGAGAGATGGCGAGGTTAGAATGTACGTCTGTGGGCCAACTGTTTACGATTACACTCATTTGGGCCATGCAAGGACTTACATAGCGTTTGACGTTATTAGAAGATATCTGGAGCATAAGGGTTATACCGTTTTGATGGTAATGAACTTCACCGATATAGATGACAAGATCATTAAAAGGGCAAACGAAACCGGAGAAGACCCGAAGAAGCTGGCTGAAAAGTTTCTCCGCCTCTTCCTTGAAGATATGAAAGCCCTCAAAGTGAAGCCGGCTGATATTTATCCCAGGGTAACGGAACACATTCAAGATATAATTGAGTTTGTAAAGAAGCTTGAAGAAAAGGGCTATGCCTATGAAGGAAGCGACGGCGTTTATTTTGAAGTCAGAAAATACCAGGACTATGGAAAGCTGAGCAAGATAAATCTTGAGGAGCTTAGAAAGGGTGCCAGAGTTGAGCCCGGAGAAGGGAAGAAAAATCCAGAGGACTTTGCCTTGTGGAAGAAAGCTAAGCCCGGCGAACCTAAATGGCCTTCCCCATGGGGTGAAGGAAGACCTGGCTGGCACATAGAATGCTCCACCATGAGTACCAAGTACCTCGGTGAGCAGTTCGACATTCACGGAGGCGGAAATGACCTTATCTTCCCGCACCATGAAAATGAGATAGCCCAGACAGAGGCATGCACGGGCAAAGAATGGGTGCGCTACTGGCTTCACACAGGTTTTGTAATGGTAAGAGGGGAGAAAATGAGCAAGAGCCTTGGAAACTTCGTTACAATCAGAGAACTCCTCCAAAAGTATTCGCCCGAGGTCATAAGGTTCTTCGTCCTCCAAAAGCACTACCGCTCTCCGTTGGATTACACTGAAGAGGGAATTCAACACGCAAAGAACAACCTTGAGAGGCTTTACAACACACTCGAAAACATAAGAATAGCCCTTGAAAAGGCAGAAACGCCGTTTAAATGGGACAAGGAGGAGTTTGAGCTTTATGAGACAATAAGGGACGCGAGAAAGAAGTTCTATGAAGCAATGGACGATGACTTTAACACGGCTGAGGCAATGAAGCCAATATTCGAGGTTGCGAATGCCGTAAACAGATACTTGGAAAGGGTCGAAAAGCCCAAGGAAA comes from Thermococcus aggregans and encodes:
- the mrtA gene encoding CPBP family archaeomyxosortase MrtA; translation: MCKLKLVALYLTSIFLIFLNQKVGKNIYEWAFYDALFYVFIPLAVAYLLGFKSHELGFKIGRKEGYTSALALFVLSLPVSIYASRLESFRAYYPIFTYTSWGDFLFKEILIGVIMFAHEAFYRGIILFPLAKKNEWLGIMAQNIPYTLVHVGKPPLELPYSFIAGVVFAKIDLKSKSFLPSFLLHWIGSVVFDLLIVL
- a CDS encoding peptidylprolyl isomerase, which produces MMKVAKKDVIRLHYIGKIKETGEIFDTTYEDVAKEAGIYNENGIYGPVPIAVGAGHVIKGLDEALEGLEVGKKYTIEVPPEKAFGKRDPKLIKTFTIGQFRRQGIYPFPGLDVEIETESGRKLKGRVISVSSGRVRVDFNHPYAGKTVVYEVEIVEKIEDPIEKVKALIELRIPRIDLEKVQIEVGENDVKIDFGEQQVDPRTLILGEILLESDLKFLGYEKVEFKPTIEELLKPPEAREEVEIEEKTEEEQKEEQKEEASEEKETSEETKEESKKAEEVKEEPQEKEETEEKEQN
- the cysS gene encoding cysteine--tRNA ligase, giving the protein MRVYNTMSKQKEEFKPLRDGEVRMYVCGPTVYDYTHLGHARTYIAFDVIRRYLEHKGYTVLMVMNFTDIDDKIIKRANETGEDPKKLAEKFLRLFLEDMKALKVKPADIYPRVTEHIQDIIEFVKKLEEKGYAYEGSDGVYFEVRKYQDYGKLSKINLEELRKGARVEPGEGKKNPEDFALWKKAKPGEPKWPSPWGEGRPGWHIECSTMSTKYLGEQFDIHGGGNDLIFPHHENEIAQTEACTGKEWVRYWLHTGFVMVRGEKMSKSLGNFVTIRELLQKYSPEVIRFFVLQKHYRSPLDYTEEGIQHAKNNLERLYNTLENIRIALEKAETPFKWDKEEFELYETIRDARKKFYEAMDDDFNTAEAMKPIFEVANAVNRYLERVEKPKESVLRKALEFFKMVSEVFGIFEDYFKESKETKEEELIELLVEVRSELRKQRNFELADRIRSKLRELGIQLEDTPQGTIWKRIEV